Below is a window of Bombus pascuorum chromosome 16, iyBomPasc1.1, whole genome shotgun sequence DNA.
ATAACACTATGTCACAAACGATTATCGTACCGAAGAGATAATAACTTTAATAAGTACATATACTTGCcgtttaataataaactaatactGGGTAACCTTTGTACTGGTTTAATTAACAGTTCCTTTAAACTTTGTCTGCCACATTCAGGTTTCGTCTGACAAACCTTCAGAAAAGCATGAAATCGTGGTTTGTTTTGATCACATTGATCGAGCATTTCCTTTGTATTTTCGAAGAAGTTGACATACGGTGGATACGCCTTGACTAGGTCAGGTGCGAACTTCAGAAATATATTACCTATACTATTGTCCTCCATCCAATGAGTAGTGCTGTATCTCAGTTCttccaacatttttttatgaacTTCATAAATAGGTGGAAAATTgccaaatataattttagctTCTGTGCAATTTAATAACTCGCCAGTTGTATCTATAAGATCTTCTAGTGGAGATTTAAACAGctagaaacataaataatattacaaatatgtaatattatatgtataatgttaatttattgtttgtttcagcgtaatatataatgaaacaGATCTTACCGTCATAATTGTACTGAGAATACCAACATAATTAGATTCTGTTTGTACTAATTCTAAGAAAACTTGATGACGCGGAGATAAATTTTTCCTAGACGTGTCTGTATTAACAGCTTCCACTTCTGGAATATCTGGCAGTTATCaataattcaaatttgtaTTATCTTCCCCTTCATATGGTTCATATTAGGCATTATCAATATTTAAGGTAAAACATAGggaatttaaattatgtatattgttaGTATAATCGTGTTAGatgagatataaaaatacaatactttatttaacaaaagaaATGAACCACAAAGGAAGGGAAGACGTACTTAGTGGGactgttaaaaaaatattaaaatatttgtaattgctaattgtacgatatttttaaaccACATCTATCAATTctataattatgttttataaacAACTAACCATCAAGTAATGGTTTGTCTGGACTCGTTGTACAATCAAGAAAGCTTCCACTAACACTTAAATGTCCTGCATCACTGATGCTGGATCGTCTCTTATGCAATGCTGGAGAATCTGCACCATTTTGAACCAGACTAGATAAAGTTTCTGCTAAGCGTTTGCGTTTTCGTCTTGTGGATGCTGTACTTGGAGTAGCAGCTTGTTGACTATCACGTCTAGCTGATACAGTTGGTGATAGAACGGATTCCAAATactaaatgtaaaataaataattgaaaatgggaaatatataaaatattttaataaacttacatcttcaaataaatattctttttcgtcAGCTGCACCCTCATTCTGCACAGACGTCCAAAACCACTCTGCTTTTACAATATGTGCTCTCACAGAAGCTAAATCTGGTAATGCATTTACGTTTGATTCATCCACAACCTAAAATGATAGTaacttattataattttaatctgTTTATATTTACCATGCCTAATTAATACAAACAAataacgtatatgtatattgaaacatataatacacaaattctatttatttcttttataatataacaaaaacatatactatataaaccattaaacatttataaaggACAAAATACTAAttatgcaatttattattactacagATTAAAGGAACACACTATAATACATCACAAAAACAACACAAAAATAGGAATTCTCTATACTTAAATTACatcctagtattatatataatgaaacattcataaataatttctctaaaattaacaatttctgTTCTTGCTAATTATAAGTTTTTATTTAGTGTTAAAATACCCTAATAACCTCATCCCTACTTGTCTACAACTTGTTATTTAGTGGAGCAAGTTATTAATCTTTAATTCCATAATTTAACATAATACccgttaaaaaaataaaagtaccaAAGATAATGGCTTGTCCTTCTGTTTGTCCAATTTTATATGATCATCTTTCAGAACGCAACTTTTAGAAGACATATTTAAGTAACTTTCATCTGATGCAAAAGAACTTCTTGAGCCATATTCAGAAGTTGATAATTTTGCTACCTTAGCAGGGATGGGCAAGGGACTAGGTAAAGGAGTATATTTTTGCTTTTGATGAATTTCAGGAATTTGCTTGCATGGATTAATAACCACGTACTGTTTAAGCATtggagaaaaatttaaatgactAAGTTTTGACAAAATGGAAGAGTTCAGTTTACATGTACTCAAAAAACCTTTGTTTTTCGTTATTGGTATAGATGAATCATACAAAAGAGAATCATTAAGTTCTAAATCATGTTGTCTTAATAAATTAGGATGAGAATgcattctttttaatttaaatttttccagagaacaaattttatgaattgCGATACAAGATTTAGCTTTCCTCCATTTGATATACCGTTTAGgagatataatttttctgttaaaaaaaaGGGAATTTCGTGCACACTGCGTATTCTTACAAAACTGTATCAAATTAGTTTTTCTAGCAGAATACTGCTTGTTTACATGTTGAGTAACCTTCTTTTTACATAATGTAGAAgagttaaaattatataacccTTGTTGAGTGCACACATTTTTATTACCAGTGTTATAATTCGAAAAAGCATTAAACATACTGTTCttaattcttttatcattaaatagaaatgaaGATGATGAAGATAAAGACATAGAATGCATATCCAACATAGTAGATGTGACAGGAAAATTGCTTTCTTGTAATGCATTAACGTCATTTCTTTGTATTACATTAGACATACTAACACCAGAATCAGCTCGTTCTATAGAAAACTCAGACATAAAAGATTCATCTGATAAACTTGGataatcatataaattatCATCCATACAAATTGCTGAATCCTGActaatatcatttaatatagaataagCACACTTATTTTCTTTAAGTTCAAAATGTTGAGGAACATAAGAACAGAAACAATGTGAAAAGTGTCTTGTACTcaattttttagttaaatttgtattattaacaTGGAAAGTATGTGAAGAATTTATGAGTTTTGTGTTAGGAATGGTATTAGTGTATGGATTATAAAAAGTGAAGGAAAACGGTTTTGTTTTTAAACAAGGATATGGAGTATAATTAGGATTTTTAGTACATGGCAGCGTGTCAAAAGTATTGTTTGATTTCTTGTACTGATGACTTCCTAAATCTGTTACCTAAAGGATGTATTACATATGTTTGTTTTACATATTGTTTActttatgaaatatgtaaaatattgtattgtataaaCTTACCACATGTGTGCAATTTGGATCATCAATTTCTGTAGATTCGCCTCCTTGTTGTTGTAAAACCTCACACATATGACGTTTCTCTTCATCAGGAAAACCAAAGAAACATACTTTTGCACCGAAAAATGGTTTTAACTTATGAGTTGT
It encodes the following:
- the LOC132915034 gene encoding protein ECT2 isoform X5 — encoded protein: MEEQSVHSSISDINSEEAVRSEPLIIPRKKRICLIGAAGDDPALGAAAQQFSVPVLKSETGLEHVEDTSYCTYFILKKFEGPEYDALHKSAHRILGPTALLQLAEKKDSLPSITRPMYTQAMVGTVVVFTGFRKKDELTKLINMIHNMGGSIRKEMGAKVTHLIANCCGGDKYRYAVTFRVPIMSMEWVTALWNAKDDISSYGNNEELITTHKLKPFFGAKVCFFGFPDEEKRHMCEVLQQQGGESTEIDDPNCTHVVTDLGSHQYKKSNNTFDTLPCTKNPNYTPYPCLKTKPFSFTFYNPYTNTIPNTKLINSSHTFHVNNTNLTKKLSTRHFSHCFCSYVPQHFELKENKCAYSILNDISQDSAICMDDNLYDYPSLSDESFMSEFSIERADSGVSMSNVIQRNDVNALQESNFPVTSTMLDMHSMSLSSSSSFLFNDKRIKNSMFNAFSNYNTGNKNVCTQQGLYNFNSSTLCKKKVTQHVNKQYSARKTNLIQFCKNTQCARNSLFFNRKIISPKRYIKWRKAKSCIAIHKICSLEKFKLKRMHSHPNLLRQHDLELNDSLLYDSSIPITKNKGFLSTCKLNSSILSKLSHLNFSPMLKQYVVINPCKQIPEIHQKQKYTPLPSPLPIPAKVAKLSTSEYGSRSSFASDESYLNMSSKSCVLKDDHIKLDKQKDKPLSLVVDESNVNALPDLASVRAHIVKAEWFWTSVQNEGAADEKEYLFEDYLESVLSPTVSARRDSQQAATPSTASTRRKRKRLAETLSSLVQNGADSPALHKRRSSISDAGHLSVSGSFLDCTTSPDKPLLDDIPEVEAVNTDTSRKNLSPRHQVFLELVQTESNYVGILSTIMTLFKSPLEDLIDTTGELLNCTEAKIIFGNFPPIYEVHKKMLEELRYSTTHWMEDNSIDILKHTNKNNPDHSALELSISSIKEVMTYINEDKRKTEGQLVMFDIFNEIDNCPPHLVSSHRSFIGKCDVMELGEGLSGRGDHLVLFLFTDTLEICKKRSKAFNSLKSPNTANGLHTTKLSQGKPYKHIKMLSLSTIKKVVDIRETDECHKVFALMVRSNQELKEKLFSFTITDEEVNKTNYLRTLCRQMANTVCKADADTFLISLDSHQLEIDTSDVALGTLSKAFKSLFHNFYLEYMDPYVFLLNSMCETTLHVPLPFASRTRMKVGRAFSFNKTPSKLKRAMSTMMSPFGSTNSLTPASQQLAQMRLASCNNINELGNGGSGSPSRDDVLVAPMSVQPTRKAKCSSLSMASLRRNCSEEVMQDKSDL
- the LOC132915034 gene encoding protein ECT2 isoform X2, which codes for MEEQSVHSSISDINSEEAVRSEPLIIPRKKRICLIGAAGDDPALGAAAQQFSVPVLKSETGLEHVEDTSYCTYFILKKFEGPEYDALHKSAHRILGPTALLQLAEKKDSLPSITRPMYTQAMVGTVVVFTGFRKKDELTKLINMIHNMGGSIRKEMGAKVTHLIANCCGGDKYRYAVTFRVPIMSMEWVTALWNAKDDISSYGNNEELITTHKLKPFFGAKVCFFGFPDEEKRHMCEVLQQQGGESTEIDDPNCTHVVTDLGSHQYKKSNNTFDTLPCTKNPNYTPYPCLKTKPFSFTFYNPYTNTIPNTKLINSSHTFHVNNTNLTKKLSTRHFSHCFCSYVPQHFELKENKCAYSILNDISQDSAICMDDNLYDYPSLSDESFMSEFSIERADSGVSMSNVIQRNDVNALQESNFPVTSTMLDMHSMSLSSSSSFLFNDKRIKNSMFNAFSNYNTGNKNVCTQQGLYNFNSSTLCKKKVTQHVNKQYSARKTNLIQFCKNTQCARNSLFFNRKIISPKRYIKWRKAKSCIAIHKICSLEKFKLKRMHSHPNLLRQHDLELNDSLLYDSSIPITKNKGFLSTCKLNSSILSKLSHLNFSPMLKQYVVINPCKQIPEIHQKQKYTPLPSPLPIPAKVAKLSTSEYGSRSSFASDESYLNMSSKSCVLKDDHIKLDKQKDKPLSLVVDESNVNALPDLASVRAHIVKAEWFWTSVQNEGAADEKEYLFEDYLESVLSPTVSARRDSQQAATPSTASTRRKRKRLAETLSSLVQNGADSPALHKRRSSISDAGHLSVSGSFLDCTTSPDKPLLDEVEAVNTDTSRKNLSPRHQVFLELVQTESNYVGILSTIMTLFKSPLEDLIDTTGELLNCTEAKIIFGNFPPIYEVHKKMLEELRYSTTHWMEDNSIGNIFLKFAPDLVKAYPPYVNFFENTKEMLDQCDQNKPRFHAFLKVCQTKPECGRQSLKELLIKPVQRLPSISLLLNDILKHTNKNNPDHSALELSISSIKEVMTYINEDKRKTEGQLVMFDIFNEIDNCPPHLVSSHRSFIGKCDVMELGEGLSGRGDHLVLFLFTDTLEICKKRSKAFNSLKSPNTANGLHTTKLSQGKPYKHIKMLSLSTIKKVVDIRETDECHKVFALMVRSNQELKEKLFSFTITDEEVNKTNYLRTLCRQMANTVCKADADTFLISLDSHQLEIDTSDVALGTLSKAFKSLFHNFYLEYMDPYVFLLNSMCETTLHVPLPFASRTRMKVGRAFSFNKTPSKLKRAMSTMMSPFGSTNSLTPASQQLAQMRLASCNNINELGNGGSGSPSRDDVLVAPMSVQPTRKAKCSSLSMASLRRNCSEEVMQDKSDL
- the LOC132915034 gene encoding protein ECT2 isoform X3, which codes for MEEQSVHSSISDINSEEAVRSEPLIIPRKKRICLIGAAGDDPALGAAAQQFSVPVLKSETGLEHVEDTSYCTYFILKKFEGPEYDALHKSAHRILGPTALLQLAEKKDSLPSITRPMYTQAMVGTVVVFTGFRKKDELTKLINMIHNMGGSIRKEMGAKVTHLIANCCGGDKYRYAVTFRVPIMSMEWVTALWNAKDDISSYGNNEELITTHKLKPFFGAKVCFFGFPDEEKRHMCEVLQQQGGESTEIDDPNCTHVVTDLGSHQYKKSNNTFDTLPCTKNPNYTPYPCLKTKPFSFTFYNPYTNTIPNTKLINSSHTFHVNNTNLTKKLSTRHFSHCFCSYVPQHFELKENKCAYSILNDISQDSAICMDDNLYDYPSLSDESFMSEFSIERADSGVSMSNVIQRNDVNALQESNFPVTSTMLDMHSMSLSSSSSFLFNDKRIKNSMFNAFSNYNTGNKNVCTQQGLYNFNSSTLCKKKVTQHVNKQYSARKTNLIQFCKNTQCARNSLFFNRKIISPKRYIKWRKAKSCIAIHKICSLEKFKLKRMHSHPNLLRQHDLELNDSLLYDSSIPITKNKGFLSTCKLNSSILSKLSHLNFSPMLKQYVVINPCKQIPEIHQKQKYTPLPSPLPIPAKVAKLSTSEYGSRSSFASDESYLNMSSKSCVLKDDHIKLDKQKDKPLSLVVDESNVNALPDLASVRAHIVKAEWFWTSVQNEGAADEKEYLFEDYLESVLSPTVSARRDSQQAATPSTASTRRKRKRLAETLSSLVQNGADSPALHKRRSSISDAGHLSVSGSFLDCTTSPDKPLLDDIPEVEAVNTDTSRKNLSPRHQVFLELVQTESNYVGILSTIMTLFKSPLEDLIDTTGELLNCTEAKIIFGNFPPIYEVHKKMLEELRYSTTHWMEDNSIGNIFLKFAPDLVKAYPPYVNFFENTKEMLDQCDQNKPRFHAFLKVCQTKPECGRQSLKELLIKPVQRLPSISLLLNDILKHTNKNNPDHSALELSISSIKEVMTYINEDKRKTEGQLVMFDIFNEIDNCPPHLVSSHRSFIGKCDVMELGEGLSGRGDHLVLFLFTDTLEICKKRSKAFNSLKSPNTANGLHTTKLSQGKPYKHIKMLSLSTIKKVVDIRETDECHKVFALMVRSNQELKEKLFSFTITDEEVNKTNYLRTLCRQMANTVCKADADTFLISLDSHQLEIDTSDVALGTLSKAFKSLFHNFYLEYMDPFASRTRMKVGRAFSFNKTPSKLKRAMSTMMSPFGSTNSLTPASQQLAQMRLASCNNINELGNGGSGSPSRDDVLVAPMSVQPTRKAKCSSLSMASLRRNCSEEVMQDKSDL
- the LOC132915034 gene encoding protein ECT2 isoform X1 → MEEQSVHSSISDINSEEAVRSEPLIIPRKKRICLIGAAGDDPALGAAAQQFSVPVLKSETGLEHVEDTSYCTYFILKKFEGPEYDALHKSAHRILGPTALLQLAEKKDSLPSITRPMYTQAMVGTVVVFTGFRKKDELTKLINMIHNMGGSIRKEMGAKVTHLIANCCGGDKYRYAVTFRVPIMSMEWVTALWNAKDDISSYGNNEELITTHKLKPFFGAKVCFFGFPDEEKRHMCEVLQQQGGESTEIDDPNCTHVVTDLGSHQYKKSNNTFDTLPCTKNPNYTPYPCLKTKPFSFTFYNPYTNTIPNTKLINSSHTFHVNNTNLTKKLSTRHFSHCFCSYVPQHFELKENKCAYSILNDISQDSAICMDDNLYDYPSLSDESFMSEFSIERADSGVSMSNVIQRNDVNALQESNFPVTSTMLDMHSMSLSSSSSFLFNDKRIKNSMFNAFSNYNTGNKNVCTQQGLYNFNSSTLCKKKVTQHVNKQYSARKTNLIQFCKNTQCARNSLFFNRKIISPKRYIKWRKAKSCIAIHKICSLEKFKLKRMHSHPNLLRQHDLELNDSLLYDSSIPITKNKGFLSTCKLNSSILSKLSHLNFSPMLKQYVVINPCKQIPEIHQKQKYTPLPSPLPIPAKVAKLSTSEYGSRSSFASDESYLNMSSKSCVLKDDHIKLDKQKDKPLSLVVDESNVNALPDLASVRAHIVKAEWFWTSVQNEGAADEKEYLFEDYLESVLSPTVSARRDSQQAATPSTASTRRKRKRLAETLSSLVQNGADSPALHKRRSSISDAGHLSVSGSFLDCTTSPDKPLLDDIPEVEAVNTDTSRKNLSPRHQVFLELVQTESNYVGILSTIMTLFKSPLEDLIDTTGELLNCTEAKIIFGNFPPIYEVHKKMLEELRYSTTHWMEDNSIGNIFLKFAPDLVKAYPPYVNFFENTKEMLDQCDQNKPRFHAFLKVCQTKPECGRQSLKELLIKPVQRLPSISLLLNDILKHTNKNNPDHSALELSISSIKEVMTYINEDKRKTEGQLVMFDIFNEIDNCPPHLVSSHRSFIGKCDVMELGEGLSGRGDHLVLFLFTDTLEICKKRSKAFNSLKSPNTANGLHTTKLSQGKPYKHIKMLSLSTIKKVVDIRETDECHKVFALMVRSNQELKEKLFSFTITDEEVNKTNYLRTLCRQMANTVCKADADTFLISLDSHQLEIDTSDVALGTLSKAFKSLFHNFYLEYMDPYVFLLNSMCETTLHVPLPFASRTRMKVGRAFSFNKTPSKLKRAMSTMMSPFGSTNSLTPASQQLAQMRLASCNNINELGNGGSGSPSRDDVLVAPMSVQPTRKAKCSSLSMASLRRNCSEEVMQDKSDL
- the LOC132915034 gene encoding protein ECT2 isoform X4, producing the protein MEEQSVHSSISDINSEEAVRSEPLIIPRKKRICLIGAAGDDPALGAAAQQFSVPVLKSETGLEHVEDTSYCTYFILKKFEGPEYDALHKSAHRILGPTALLQLAEKKDSLPSITRPMYTQAMVGTVVVFTGFRKKDELTKLINMIHNMGGSIRKEMGAKVTHLIANCCGGDKYRYAVTFRVPIMSMEWVTALWNAKDDISSYGNNEELITTHKLKPFFGAKVCFFGFPDEEKRHMCEVLQQQGGESTEIDDPNCTHVVTDLGSHQYKKSNNTFDTLPCTKNPNYTPYPCLKTKPFSFTFYNPYTNTIPNTKLINSSHTFHVNNTNLTKKLSTRHFSHCFCSYVPQHFELKENKCAYSILNDISQDSAICMDDNLYDYPSLSDESFMSEFSIERADSGVSMSNVIQRNDVNALQESNFPVTSTMLDMHSMSLSSSSSFLFNDKRIKNSMFNAFSNYNTGNKNVCTQQGLYNFNSSTLCKKKVTQHVNKQYSARKTNLIQFCKNTQCARNSLFFNRKIISPKRYIKWRKAKSCIAIHKICSLEKFKLKRMHSHPNLLRQHDLELNDSLLYDSSIPITKNKGFLSTCKLNSSILSKLSHLNFSPMLKQYVVINPCKQIPEIHQKQKYTPLPSPLPIPAKVAKLSTSEYGSRSSFASDESYLNMSSKSCVLKDDHIKLDKQKDKPLSLVVDESNVNALPDLASVRAHIVKAEWFWTSVQNEGAADEKEYLFEDYLESVLSPTVSARRDSQQAATPSTASTRRKRKRLAETLSSLVQNGADSPALHKRRSSISDAGHLSVSGSFLDCTTSPDKPLLDDIPEVEAVNTDTSRKNLSPRHQVFLELVQTESNYVGILSTIMTLFKSPLEDLIDTTGELLNCTEAKIIFGNFPPIYEVHKKMLEELRYSTTHWMEDNSIGNIFLKFAPDLVKAYPPYVNFFENTKEMLDQCDQNKPRFHAFLKVCQTKPECGRQSLKELLIKPVQRLPSISLLLNDILKHTNKNNPDHSALELSISSIKEVMTYINEDKRKTEGQLVMFDIFNEIDNCPPHLVSSHRSFIGKCDVMELGEGLSGRGDHLVLFLFTDTLEICKKRSKAFNSLKSPNTANGLHTTKLSQGKPYKHIKMLSLSTIKKVVDIRETDECHKVFALMVRSNQELKEKLFSFTITDEEVNKTNYLRTLCRQMANTVCKADADTFLISLDSHQLEIDTSDVALGTLSKAFKFASRTRMKVGRAFSFNKTPSKLKRAMSTMMSPFGSTNSLTPASQQLAQMRLASCNNINELGNGGSGSPSRDDVLVAPMSVQPTRKAKCSSLSMASLRRNCSEEVMQDKSDL